One region of Carassius gibelio isolate Cgi1373 ecotype wild population from Czech Republic chromosome A1, carGib1.2-hapl.c, whole genome shotgun sequence genomic DNA includes:
- the LOC128019490 gene encoding putative RNA-binding protein Luc7-like 1, whose amino-acid sequence MSAQAQMRAMLDQLMGTSRDGDTMRQRIKFTDERVCKSHLLESCPHDILSGTRMDLGECVKIHDLALRADYEIASKQQEYFFELDAAEHLQSFIADCDRRTELAKKRLVETQEEISAEVAAKAERVHELNEEIGKLLARAEQLGGEGNVDEAQQVLEKVEKTRTLKKEAEDIYRNSMPASSFQQQKLRVCEVCSAYLGLHDNDRRLADHFGGKLHIGFIEIREKLEKLRKAVTEKQERLRTKRREERDREEERAREWEMEKEKERERERERERERERERERERDRERERRRSRSRSGERYREGGSSSSHRSRRHREDGERERERERKHRHKDRHRSRSHSHRSKRKRSSHTRDPEPNLPLPQERLRENAADERWWDNGRRDMERERSPVSPDMSRMKEQERSVSRERSVSLERDQRSSSEERESGEI is encoded by the exons ATGTCGGCCCAGGCGCAGATGAGGGCCATGCTGGACCAGCTCATGGGCACGAGCAGAGATG GAGACACGATGAGACAGCGGATCAAGTTCACGGACGAGCGAGTGTGTAAGAGTCATCTGCTGGAGTCGTGTCCACATGACATACTGTCAGGAACC CGTATGGATCTGGGAGAGTGTGTGAAGATTCACGATCTCGCTTTGAGAGCAGATTACGAGATCGCATCTAAACAGCAGGAGTATTTCTTTGAGCTGGAT GCCGCAGAGCACCTGCAGTCCTTCATCGCAGACTGTGACCGGAGAACTGAACTGGCCAAGAAACGTCTGGTTGAAACGCAGGAAGAGATCAGCGCTGAAGTGGCTGCTAAG GCGGAGCGTGTGCACGAGCTGAACGAGGAGATCGGGAAACTGCTGGCGCGTGCGGAGCAGCTGGGGGGCGAGGGGAACGTGGACGAGGCTCAGCAGGTGCTGGAGAAGGTGGAGAAAACACGCACCCTGAAGAAAGAGGCAGAG GACATATACCGTAACTCCATGCCAGCCTCCAGCTTCCAGCAGCAGAAGCTGCGTGTGTGTGAGGTTTGCTCCGCCTACCTCGGCCTCCACGACAACGACCGCCGCCTCGCTGACCACTTCGGAGGGAAACTTCATATAGGGTTCATCGAAATCCGTGAGAAGCTTGAAAAACTGAGG AAAGCTGTGACGGAGAAACAGGAGCGCCTTCGCACGAAGAGAAGAGAGGAGCGCGACCGAGAGGAGGAGCGAGCCCGAGAGTGggagatggagaaagagaaagaacgCGAGCGGGAgcgcgagagagaaagagaaagagagcgagaacgagagagagagagagacagagagagggaacgCAGGAG GTCCAGATCCAGAAGTGGTGAGCGATATCG GGAAGGAGGAAGCTCGTCCTCTCATCGCTCTCGTCGGCACCGtgaggatggagagagagaacgagagagggaGAGGAAACACAGGCACAAAGATCGCCATCGCTCTCGCTCCCACTCACACAGGAGCAAAAGGAAGAG GTCTTCACACACCAGAGATCCGGAGCCGAATCTGCCTCTGCCTCAGGAGAGATTGCGGGAGAACGCCGCGGACGAGAGATGGTGGGACAACGGACGCAGggacatggagagagagagatccccCGTCTCCCCAGACATGAGCCGAATGAAAGAGCAGGAGAGATCTGTGTCACGGGAGAGATCCGTGTCGCTGGAGAGAGATCAGCGCTCCAGCTCCGAGGAGAGAGAGTCCGGAGAGATTTAG
- the LOC128019497 gene encoding myoglobin-like: MADYDRVLKCWGAVEADYTGNGGEVLTRLFKAHPDTQKLFPKFKGISQSELAGNALVAAHGATVLKKLGELLRAKGDHAAILQPMATTHANKHKIALNNFRLITEALVEVMKEKAGLDSAGQGALKRIMDCIIHDIDRYYKEIGFDG, from the exons ATGGCCGATTACGACCGGGTTCTGAAATGCTGGGGAGCAGTGGAGGCCGACTACACGGGGAACGGAGGAGAAGTTCTGACCCG tTTGTTTAAGGCACATCCGGATACTCAGAAGCTCTTCCCGAAGTTCAAGGGCATCTCTCAGTCTGAACTGGCGGGAAATGCGTTGGTGGCGGCCCACGGTGCGACTGTGCTGAAGAAGCTGGGTGAGCTGCTGAGGGCCAAAGGAGATCATGCTGCCATCCTCCAACCAATGGCCACCACACACGCCAACAAGCACAAGATCGCCCTCAACAACTTCAGG CTGATCACTGAGGCACTGGTGGAGGTGATGAAGGAGAAAGCGGGTCTGGACTCGGCCGGACAGGGCGCACTCAAGAGAATCATGGACTGCATCATCCATGACATCGATCGCTACTACAAGGAGATCGGATTCGATGGTTAA